Genomic DNA from Babylonia areolata isolate BAREFJ2019XMU chromosome 9, ASM4173473v1, whole genome shotgun sequence:
cttcttcttcgtttgtgggctgcaactcccacattcactcgtatgcacacgaatgggcttttacgtgtatgaccgtttttaccctgccatataggcagccatgctcctctttagggggtgtgcatgctgggtatgtacttgtttccatagcccactaaacgctgacatgggttaaaggatctttaacgcgcatatttgatgttctgcttgcaaagggggttcaggcactagcaggtctgcacatatgttgacctgggagatcgtaaaaatctccaccctttacccaccaggcgccgtcaccatgattcgaacctgggaccctcagattgaaagtccaacgctttaaccacttggctattgcacccgtcggaaGGGAACAAACCCTTGATATTTCTGGGTGTATCCATGTGTGATTTTGAGGGAAaatagtgtgttttttttctgtgtttctcagCATTGACATGGCATGGGTGCCTTCTGAGGCTGTAAATTCCCCAGGGTGGGTTTAATGGGTTCAGAAAGACTCCTCTCCTCTGCCTGTTCTGAAACCAGGCCCCACAACCACAGGGCCCCCACCCCATTCCAGCTTTTAGGGAGTAATGAGTAAAATAGTTGAATTTGAAGGTTTGTGACTTTGAAGGTTTGTGATTTTGAAGCATGAAATTGATGAACCTTCACTGGCTTCAGAAAGTGAAGTTATGTCTTGACAGGGGTTGTATTTCAGTTTTTGTGTCAAAACATTTTGGAGTCTCTGACTAGTATGAGTACTAAATTGATTTGATTAGTCAGTTGTGTGCTCTTACTCTCACTTTTGAATGTTGTTTGAATTTGGAATGGTTGTATAAACCCTATAgatataataatgtgtgtgtgtgtgtgtgtgtgtgtgtgtgtgtgtgtgtgtgtgtgtgaataagacaTCAAGTGTGCTCTGGCATTATTCCAAACTAATGTTCCTTCCTGTTTTGTTGTGCGACAGGCTGAAAAGGAGGCGCAGAGTATGGACAAACCAATGGGCTTCTCACACACGTTTGTTCTCAGGAGCACTGGGGACGGGTCGTTCTGCATTGCAAACGAGATCTTTCGGCTGACAATTTACAATTTTGCCGCATAATGATGGTGACAGAGCAGACTGTTGAACCATGCCcgcgcccccatcccccctcctctgctGTCCCCCTCACACCTCATGCCCAAGTGATTTGTTCTTCCTGTGTGTGATGTTCACTGACATGCGCTCTATTATTGGTAGTGCCTAGGCTGTCTTTTAGTACAATCATAGGGTTATAATTAACATAACATACGCCGAAACTGCCAGTGCATGAAGAAATGGATCCGTTGTGTTGCCCCTTTCtcccagagttttttttttttcaagagtgaCGAACAAGACCTTTGCAAGACAGATGAACAGTTGCGGGTGGTATCACCTGTTGTCGTCGTTCCCAGTACTGTCCACTCGGCTCGGGCGTTACTAGCCGCACCTTTCTTCACCTTGTTTGTCAGTGTCATGCCTTATTGCTAGAACGTTTTACGCTTTTGGTACAAAACTGTTTGCCAACTTCAACTGTCGTGGTATTCCACTTGAAAAACAAAGTCCTTTTACTTTTATTCTTTGAGGATAGCTGGTCAGGAAATATGGAAGTTGCAAACCTGTTGTGATTTGCGATGGATTTTTGCTGTGTTTGTAATTGATTATTTAAGACTCAGGTTTCCTAGATTatcttactttttaaaaaaaaaatatctttaatAAATTGAATTGTATTCTTTAGGTTAGGGATGCGCAAACTTTAAAATTATTAGTGAGATCACGTTATCAATGAAAAatacgaagaagaaaagaggagtaTAAAGAATTGCCAAGTTGTCATGGAGATAGTCTGGAGTTAGAAGTAactagacagataaaaaaaaaagaaaagaaaaaagaagagcatTTTTATTCATAAAGATTAAACAGGATGTATGAAGGTGAAAATGGATGTCTATATGTTGGAGAGAGATTGGTGTGATGGGGACGGAAAGGCCAGAAGCTAGTGATTTTCCTCTGATGCAGAACCAATGCCAGGACTGACCGTCAACCTTGTCTGGCAAGATTCTTCACCACAGAAACCGTGCTACTACCCTGCTGTTTCCAACACTGTTACAATGCTTTTGTTATAGTGATTGTGCATAtgttctttctggtttttttaattgttttttttttaatgactctaGTGTGCTTTGTATATTTTGTGAAGGCAATGAGTTATGGGTCAGAATGGATACACAAGTTGCTGTGGATACCTTCTTACATGTCAAACCATCGTCTCCCTTGACATATTgccatatgcttttttttttatatatttttttttaacacagcttTTAAGTTCATTTCTATCAAACTATCATGAAGCTTATGGTTGTGCTGTTTGACAATGCCTCAAGCTGGAACTCTCCGATCATATGTCTGCTGTAAAGTGAAACTTGAAATGTGATAAATTGCAGTTTTGCTCACTTGGCATACATATGGATGTGCATGATACATCTGTATGCTCATTTCTGGAAGGCTATCAGAGATCTGGTCTGACAGTACAAATACgatagttaaaaaaagaaaaagaaagaaagaaagaaaaaataagggaGAGATAATTTTACTCAGGTGAAAAAACTATGGGTATTACCTGTCTATGGTGGGtagttttttttaacttggtaCTTTTCTTTCAGGTGATAGTGTTTTTCACAAAATGTAACTGTCTCTCACCTGTGTCTGAAGCAGATTGGAAGAAACAGAACAGTTGgaaattgaaattaaaaaaaacaacaacgaaaaaacaagaaataagaaTTGTCAGAATTAACATGGAATTTTAGTCTTCTTCCTTCAGGTGAACACCTTCATCTTGTTGAGATCACTTCACACTAGTctcaaagtataaaaaaaaacccattcattaTTAAtaggaaaatagaaagaaagaaaggaaaggtaaTCAATTAGACAAAATGAACTTGTCATTTTCATTGATATCATGAAAACCATGTCTGAGACTGTATTTTGCATGTTAATGTCAAATTTCTTGCATGTTTGTGGCTTTCATTATTCTCCATACATCTGTTATGTTCAGCTTTGTAAGTCTTAGTTGGTGTTCACGTCTAATAGTTGGTACATGTTTATTCTTTCAACAAGATGTAGGGAATGTGTTAGATTATGaagcaacacaaaaaaatcatttcttcTTTGAAGGCGTCAGTGAGATGATCGAATCAAAGGGCTCTGACATGACAAGACATGCTGCAGTCTGGTTGGTTTGCACCAGTTCAAtaatgaagaagagaagagaaaaacaatcTAAATATACCAGAAAGGGTGTCAAAGAACCACAAATTGATCAGTTTTCAAATTAGTGTTGTGAAACAAAATTTTGATTTTTgaaattttgtgtatgtgttggaaaTGGAGATTTGATGTGCAACTTTCTTtttgtaatttttattttttaaattagaaAATATACATTAATTCACTGCTTCTTATGAAGTCCTGTttgagaaattgtgtgtgttgctttgttatTGTCAGTCTGGTCTATTTTTCCTCTTCAGTTACATTCTACAATATCTTTGTCAGTCTGATATACatgtttgttttaatcattttgttgttgttgatttgtttccaATTTGAGCTGAATATTTTATCAGAGTTATGCAGGAATGTGTGGAGCTCTTCAGTGTTGGTGTAACGTACTTGTCACTTCTTTAATTTGGACATGAAATTTTGCATCGTTACTATTAGTCTAGAGTGTGGATATTTATGGGGCATTTGTTCGTTTTGCACAGGGGTGGGTGGGCTCTCAGCTTTGAACTTGAGAGATTGTCAGTGAAGGAATCGGTTACTACTGCAAATGCAGCCCAGAGCCTTTCATAATTGTATCGCATCCGATTTTAAAATCTGAGAAGCATTCACACCTAGTCTTTGCTCGGATTTGCATTTggtacacacatcacatacatgattTACACATTGGGATTTTGGAGTATTTGTGAGATTTAGTTCTTGCTGCAGTATTTGTATGGATGAAAATAAAAAGGTTTGCCATGATTTCAGCTGTGTCTTGACAaattatggtggtgtgtgtgtgtatttaaatgagAATTGTGTGATGCTTGGATCCTACCTTTGGCATTGATATTGTGGGAATTTTTTCATCCCCAGCTGGGAGGGGTGCAGAAGCGGGCTGGTTAAGGCGGTGAGTCGTAGGGTCCTTGGACTGAATCCTGGTCATGGTGGAAGGTGGgctaagggtggggatttttctgatcttTCAGGTAAACATGTGCTAaactgccagtgtctgaaccccctttgtgtgtacatgcatgcaaaagatcaaaatgcgcttgttaaagatcccatagtgCTATTCAGCAttgggttggttatggaaacaaaaacaataccctgcatgcacacctcgaaaatggagtatggttgcctacatggtgggataaaaacggtcatgcacataaaagctcactgtgcgagtgaatgtggaagtAGAAGCCAacatttgcagaaaaaaaatcggCCCCTGCTGGCTTTCCAATCCTATGAAGTGCTGTGTGTTCGGGTGGGATGGCCACACTGGCCCAGTTGAATGTGATGCACTTTACGGTACACTGCTGCCAGTGGCTGGGCAAAAATAGGAATCCactactttaactctttccatacgaacggcaaaagagacaacgttaacagtgtttcaccccagttaccatcatccaaatactgcaagtggaaggctcttatactgaagatgtgaatgttgacaaagaataccacaattctgacgacggaagctaaaggttgggtcattgagacacccactggacatccgaggggtctgtgtagaggagaagagaggactggccgtactgagtgagttaaatcaaggGCTGCCTGCAAGGCCAGACTTTCACTACATAACAGGTTCTGCAAAGCATGAACTCACACTCATTCACTGACCCACAGTACTGAACCTGTTACTATTAGtaattccgatgagacgataaactgaagtcccatgtgcaacatgcacttagcgcatgtaaaagaacccacagcaaaacagggttgttcctggcaaaattctgtagaaaaaataaccacttcaataggaaaaacacagtgcacgcaggacaaaatacaaaaaagaaaaaagggggtggtgctgtagtgtagcgacacgctctccctggggagagcagcccaaatttcacacagagaaatctgttgtgataagaaaaacaaaattcttgTTTTCTGGTTATTATTTATAAGATTTTTGGTGCCCATCTTCAGTCGGAGACCAAACACTAAGTGCTTTACAGTCATtggcacaacaagctgcctaacTGGGCAGAGGGTGCTCAtagttcatttcctgtgtcattcagtcagacttcagtTCACGCCAATGCACACATGTGACTGTgagagtggatttttccacagaatgttGCAAGGGACAAACGACGCCTTTGTTGCTATGGGCTCTTCCATGTGCTGTGGGTGCTATGGGACCTCTGATCATCCAAACGACTAGTGCCCTGATCATTACTTGAGGTCAAGAAAATTCAGGTGAGCATGGGATTTAGTCGCGTACACTCAGATCCTCGTTTCCTAGACAGAAGCTTTACCTCCAGGCCACCACTTCACTCCTTGTCCTGGTAAAACTGCCTTCTGGGGAACAAGCTGGTCTCACATTCACAGCTTTGTTGCCGTCTTTCTTTAAATAGTGCCATGTTTAGGACAATGTAGGacgtggagtaatggcctagaggtaacgcgtccgcctaggaagcgagagaatctgagcgcgctggttcgaatcatgactcagccgccaatattttctccccctccactagaccttgagtggtggtctggacgctagtcattcagatgagacgataaactgaggtcccgtgtgcagcatgcacttagtgcacataaaagaacccacggcaacaaaagggtttgttcctggcaaaattctgtagaaaaatccactttgataggaaaaacgaataaaactgcacgcaggaaaaaaaaaaagaaaaaagggtggcactgcagtgtagcgacactctctccctggggagagcagcctgaatttcacacacaaaaatctgttgtgataaaaagaaatacaaatacaaatgttaggATGGTCAGGTCTGGCACTCCCATCACTTCTGGCACTTTTAGGGAAATCCAAATCTTAGATGCCCAGCTGACACTCATGATATGTCAAGTGCAATTTGCTAAGCAGCTTTCACAATATTGAGCTTAACAGGTTCTAAAAGACAAAGTTATTTTATTATACAAAATTCAAATGCGTTTTCTCAAAACTTTTTTTATGTTCCCAAACCGGATAGCCAGTCTTGGCAGTCACCTCTTGAGAAACTCATGATCAAATGTACATTACTTGCAGAATTATTTCTTACTCCGTTTCATTATTATTTGTGAAGTGCTTTGTATATATGCCATGTGTAGGTGTACAAGAGTTGTATCTTTTTTATTTAATGAAAGAAAAATCTTCAATACTGCAGTATCTTGAAAATTCCAAGACTTCCAAACTTTGCATGGAAGGACATGTGTTTCTATGACTTTTCCAGTCCTGGAAATGGCCTTCGTAGTTTTCCAGACTTCTCCATCTGTGTGAATCCTGAAAAAAGGGACCAGACCGTGGCTGTACCTTTTTAAAAGTTCACAGCACCCTGGGTTCACTGAGTTATTGGGAGATGGATTTTGGGGATGTCACAACTTCAGTAACATTATGTCAGTCACTTTTGGACAGGTCCCCTGGGAAATTCACACGCTTCTGTCCAATAATTTGGACATAATTTAAACACATATTCACCAAATGGTTAATATTTCATCATATTTCTGTGTTTTCAAGATTTCTGTGTACCTTCTGAACAATATTAGTGATGATACAATCACAGATCTCAACAGAAATAGGAGTGTACATGAAGCCAAACTCATGTGAACTCTGCATTGTAATATTGCTTTTAATGAAGATCACTCATGAAAAACGTACACCCACACCTGCAGACTTAtcaatgtttgtgtatgtttaaaaaaaagaaaaaaaaaaaaaagaaagaaagaaaagatctgacaaAGAATATGAGTGTGACATTTTTCTTTGCCCCAAACACAACTTTCCATAGTCCCCAGTACTTCCCATTGTTCAATCACAAGTCACAGCAAAGGTGTCATTTCTCAATGTATAAATATCATTTataactattcttttttttttctttttttttaatcaatacatATACCAATTATAATGAAACAGCGATATCAATttcagcgggtttttttttcttgtttcaaacTCAAGCAAAGTGactcagcacacatacacatgaaccaCTCACATTCACTTTCATGCTGAACGCTATCGCTACATGTAACATCAACACTTGAGTCAAAAGATGGCAGAGGGTATGGGCAGAGAGAAAATCATTTCACCTGTTCAACATTTTACATTACATTTCTGCTCGCTCCTTCAGTTTCTCAGCCTTAAAATGAATATCAAGAGCAGTGGCAGAGGAAATCAGACCATGGAATACTGACGGAAGATTGAATAAAAAGTCTTACATATcaggggaagaaaaacaaaatcaaaataacaaCTAAGAGTCAAAGCAAAAATGTGTCCCAGAAGAGATGTCAAACCATTGAACCACCTCCCACTAACCCACAGTGTGATCCCAGTTTCTGGTCTTGTTTGATGACATTTgtcagcaacaaagaaaacactaCTTGAAATGTGCTTACGTCAGGACAGGGCCTTGAATAAGATTTTCTTGTCCTGTTTATCAACAATTgtgctgtatacatgtgtgttgtttttttcttgtgctgAGGTATGTTATCATATATGTaaagtattgtttcatgtgaggcgtttagagcccattatatggggaatTTGTGCCAGATAAGTACtatgtattattactattattattatgacatgtTCCAAAGGAAAATCCCACACAGAAAACGCCACAGGCAGATTGAAATCAAAACAATGTCTCCTTTAATCAGCGACAATCATGTTTTCTAAGACAAATCAGAGAATGTTCAtcatgtgacacacactgtgacgtaAACAGTAAACAAGGAAACAGCACAattgatgtagaaaaaaaaaaaaaaaaaaatctgctaaaCACAAATCAAAgctatttcttttgtttcttcttctctgcttcctcctctctctctttctcgatctctgtGATGTACTTCTCTATTTCATCAGACTCCAGCAtctgaaaaacaacagaaataaaactgttttaaaaGAGTTAGAATCCTCAAAAGCTCGGGGCTGGCTTGCGAAAGCGAACTTAGCAGCAGGAGGTTAGGGTTAGCATTCAGAATACTTCTATGGCCTTGCTAATACCACAGACTTGGAAAAATCCTTAACACTGAGTAAACCGGAAAAAATCCAGCCAAGGTGTCACAAaaaatcatatacatacatgacatgtataaaaaaaaaaaaaaaaaaaaaaaaatgaaaggaaaaaaagatgaacCAAGTGCAGGAGTCTGTTGTATGTTTGcacgtatacatgcatgtacaaaaTTAAATGCTGATATGAATAGCTTGTTCAAAACCGATGCCTGGTTTCACGGCTTATAAATAggaacagggaggaggaggaaaagaagaaacaaaagaacagaaaaagaagaaaagaaaaagaaagaatacttGTTACACTGTTCACGTTTTgattggaacaacaaaaacaaaacaaagaaaaagaagtaagaaggaaaaaagaacaaacagaaagaaacagacaggaagaaaccAAAGACGAAGACAAGAGAACCACCACCTGAAGGGGCTGCACCCATAGTTAatgatgggtgcaacagccgaatggttaaagcgctggactttcaatctgagggtcctgggttcaaatctcggtgctcctggtgggtaaagggtggagattttcccgatctcccaggtcaacatatgtgcagacctgctagtgcctaaacccccttcgtgtgtatgcgcacacagaagatcaaatacgcacgttaaagatcctgtaatccatgtcagcgttcagtgggttatggaaacaagaatatacccagcatgcacacccctgaaaacggagtatggctgcctacatggcggggtaaataaataaaaacggtcatacacgtaaaatgttacatgtctgtctgagtgtgtatgcgtgtgtgtctgaaatatgattgaatgacacaggaaacgaatgatgagcgcccagtggcagccgtcagtcggctctacccaggtaggcagcctgtggtgcaaatgtccccgtgtatgtaaagcgcttagagcatggtctctgaccgaggataggcgctatataagtatccacatcaaccaatcaatcaatcacctctATGTAAGGTGCGGGAACAacctgatctttttttctttttttaaaaaattcattttTCTATTATAATCATACCACTGCTAATAATAGTTATTATCATAATTAATCCCTATTCGTAGCATTTACCTTTTTTATTATAATcataccactactaataatagtaattagtattatcattaatccTATTCTCAGCACCTGTAGGGGCTGTCCCCGCCTCATGACGGCCACCTCCATGTTCTTGGCGCCAGACTGCACCACCTCCAGCAGAGCCTTCAGGGCCAGTTTGATGGTCTCCTTGTCGTTGGCCGCCACCTCCTCTGTGTAGTGCTTTTCCAGGAACTCGCGCACCGTTTTCGCACTCCGACCTATCGTGTTCGCCTGCCAACATAACGGGGTGAACACTCTGTCATTGAACTTTTCACTGAAAGGCTTTGGGAGACTGTGTTCGTACTCCCGAgatattgtgttttgtgtgtaaacCAGTGCTGCTCCTTTTCATTATCATAACAGTACATACATATAGCACACTAAGACTTGCTGCGATCGTCAGCCAACACAACGCTGCTCCCTTCAAATGTTTTATCATAATaaagtacatttatatagcgcgctCTGACCTATCGTGTTCACCTGCTGGTTAACACAACGCTGCTCCCTTTTATAATAGtagtacatacatgtgtgtgtgtgtgtgtgtgtgtgtgtgtgtgtgtgtgtgtgtgtgtggtcacattttggtgtgtatgtaatattgatgtaatattttatgttaacaaaaggaaattttcgatctaaaattacgtttaaataacatacttaccgtgacccaactagtgcagactctggcaggggtctgacattcctgtcctgtgcaaactactatctgcctatgcggagaaaacgaaagtactacagccgataacctcccgaaagtaggtaacctcccctttatacccctggctagtgccctcttttgacggcaatatgctcTTACCTATTGTCTTCACTTCTGGATCAATACAATGCTTATCCCTTTCATCATAATAAGTATTACATTTATATAGCCCATGACAAGTAACCATCATGTTCGTGTCTCAACACAATGCTGTTCCCCTTTATCATAGTAATCATTATTGTACATTCATAAAACACACTATGACCTATTGTGTTTGCATGTTAACCAACGCTGCTCCCTTTTATTTTAGTATTACATTTCTAATGTACACTCTGACCTATCATGTTCGCCTGTCAACACAATGCTGCTCTGTTTTATAAGAATAAGTCTTATTATCAAGTGTACATGGAATattggtgggtgaggggggtacgTCAAGAGtaaaaacatgaataaaaaatcatacacaaacacaaaaacagtagGGTTTGtgacacatatgcatatacatataagtGCAAGTACATATGCACGCTCTTTTTCTGTACAACTGATCACCTAGTACACAATGACATCTTATAAAACTAAGGCAATCAAAAcagcaaggaagaaaaaaaaaaaagaagacaattttCCCTCAAACTGGGAACAACTTACTTCAGACttcataacgtgtgtgtgtgtgcttgtgcacatgtgtgtgtgttgcgtgaacacacacacaaaaaaaaccaaagtgTACTGGGAAGCAGACCAGACACACACCTTCCACTCATGGTAAGTTCCGGAGGGGTCTGTCTGATACAGGTGAGGGGTGCCGTCAAAGTCGAAGCCGATGATGAGTGACGACAACCCAAAGGGGCGACGCCCGTTGCTCTGTGTGTATTTCTGGGAAgggaacacacaaaaacatgacatgTAAACCAGCCATAACTTCACATCCGTTTCAGCATGAACCGACTGTTAAATGTACAGAAACAAATCCAATACTTGCAACACTGTACAACCAAAAAGACCCAAATCTGTTGGTAttcatataataaaaaaaaaaaaagaaaaagaaaaagaaaaaaaaaaaaaaagaagaaagttacaATACATGAACTTGGCATTATCTAATTAATTTCTTTATCcttaaaaacttttaaaaaaaatccaaaaaaaaaatctggagacAGTGGAAGTGCTAGTTTCATTAAAGGAAATTGTGaaaacacacactgctgttgtcaACTGGTTGACACCAGAAAACAAGTAAAATGTTTTCAAAATTAGACCTAACACGATAACAGGACACCAGTATAAACTTTTAAATATGAAACTTCACAAGTTGTAAATTCTTGTTGGGTAGAGGAGCTGAAAggaggtaaaacacacacacaactgttaaaAAGTGTtatgattcatttttttttcctttttgtgtttcATAAAGCCTTATTTCAAGCCAACACAGTAGGAAAACGAGCTGTCTATAGTTTCCACAATACTAAGAGTAAGACAGATAGTGGATGATGCTAAAAAAGCAGGCCCATCCACCTGTTTGAGCTGTGCAATGTAGCGGGTGATGTATTCTACAGTGACAGGGTCCTCCACTGTCAGTTTGTGACTCTGACATTCAATCCTGGCTCTGTTGATCAGAATGCGGGCATCAGCAGTCAGACCTGAACAAatgacataacaaaacaaaagtgtAATAAATAGGTGAACAAATAACAACCTCCGGTTACGTTTCAGGAACCTTTGGGAAAATCAGACCACCACATTATTTTAATTTAAGTGATGATGCTTATTTGCAATTTATCAGTGTGATCTTTGTTGCAACAGATTAGGTAGATAAGGTACAAGTTTATTTGCTGGCatctggcatgtgtgtgtgtgtgtttctgtgtgtgtgtgtgtttctctgtatgtgcgcatgcatgcacaaatgctTGCAGAAAGGAGAGAAATATTGTATCATTCTATTTTACCAATTTGCTGTCAACTTTCATTACACTGATCAGACTCTTGTATAACAAACACAGTAAACCACTAGTTATATTGATAATTAATATAGATATAATACATTACTTTAGAAAAAAAActtaataaaataaatatgaaATGAAGACAAAAATCACTCTTATTATTCATCATCAATGAATGATAAAAGTTTATAATTATAAAATTAATCTAAAATAAATTGGAAGAAATTCACAACCTGGCTCAAAGTTTAGAAATGAAGCCAATTTCAAAGGCTGTTTGGCAGTTTGGTGTTGCTGACAAAACACAGTCATGCTTTAACTTTTAAGCATTTTCACTGATAATTTCCACAAATTGTTACAACTGGACAGTGCTATGTCTCCTTGTCACTATTTCTGGGGCATTTTTATCCTTAATTATATGAACCGAAGAGCCTTacatcaaaaacaaacatgtaatgatgtattctCACCAGCAAAAGCAAGTGCCACATGGTCATCCAGCAGAGCAATCTTGCGGACGGTTCGTTCCTCCTGAAGTTttgcaactgctttcttctccaCACCCAGGACCACAAGGTTGTCGCCACGCACACCAACCTGTTCATGcaagaaacatttttttaaattattttttttaatattaacaaTGTAACAGAGTCACACTCACAGTCAGCAACATTGTCCTCTATCAGTATTACTGAACAATGAGCATCCCCGACTcatggatctggatctggatgtcGCCAAACCAATTTTGATTATATTGCGACGGAAAAACAGGGAGAgcgcagcattaaaaaaaaaaaagaaaaaaaaaaaaggatttccaAAATTATATTAATGAAGtattcaaagaaagaagaagaagaagggggtgggggtggggggcaatcaTAGGTACAATGTAAACGAACTTGGAATTAAGATGAAAACCAGTAAAGTGAAAGAATGAATTCAGAAGAAAGAGACCAAgttcaacaaaacaaaattttattttgaCCAGGGTGCCGAGATTTACAAGCAATTGATATtccatatgcttttttccacccagcccatatctgaatctgaattaaTAACACTGTGCCATTAGTTCTGATGATTATGCAATGTTCCGTCATTTATGCATGGTGACTGGACAAGGCTTCCGCTACATGGTACATCTACTGATCTGGTCAGCTACAGGCTAGTGGGAATCCTGTCCACTCATCACTGTTGttttaattaatgaataaattataTTATAATTTTATTATTCTAAAATCTATTTTACTTTTAGTCATAAAAAGTAATTTGCTCAGCACGTTACTAAACAGAAATACACACTTTACATACAAATAAAAGTGctata
This window encodes:
- the LOC143285693 gene encoding proteasome subunit alpha type-7-like, producing MSDRYDRAITVFSPDGHLFQVEYAQEAVKKGSTAVGVRGDNLVVLGVEKKAVAKLQEERTVRKIALLDDHVALAFAGLTADARILINRARIECQSHKLTVEDPVTVEYITRYIAQLKQKYTQSNGRRPFGLSSLIIGFDFDGTPHLYQTDPSGTYHEWKANTIGRSAKTVREFLEKHYTEEVAANDKETIKLALKALLEVVQSGAKNMEVAVMRRGQPLQMLESDEIEKYITEIEKEREEEAEKKKQKK